A genomic segment from Micromonospora echinaurantiaca encodes:
- a CDS encoding ABC-F family ATP-binding cassette domain-containing protein produces the protein MITATGLELRAGARILLSDTTLRVQPGDRIGLVGRNGAGKTTTLKVLAGEGQPYAGQIDRRSAIGYLPQDPRTGDLDVTGRDRVLSARGLDVLMAQMKEIEAKLADGADEKLVRRYGTLEDQFASLGGYAAEAEAARICANLGLPDRALAQTIGTLSGGQRRRIELARILFRDAGENGGGILLLDEPTNHLDADSITWLRGFLANHKGGLIVISHDASLLESVVNKVWFLDATRSVVDVYNLGWKAYLAQRETDERRRRRERANAEKKAGALMAQADKMRAKATKTVAAQNMARRAERLIAGLDEVRVADKVAKVRFPSPAPCGKTPLTATGLSKSYGSLEIFTDVNVAVDRGSRVAILGLNGAGKTTLLRILGGLLEPDTGQVNPGHGLRLGYYAQEHETLDVDRTVLEHMRSAAADQTDTDLRKILGAFLFSGEDVDKPAGVLSGGEKTRLALATLVCSGANVLLLDEPTNNLDPVSREQVLDAIARYPGAIVLVTHDPGAVMALKPDRAILLPDGDEDAWSDDLLELVELA, from the coding sequence ATGATCACTGCCACCGGCCTGGAGTTGCGTGCCGGCGCCCGGATCCTGCTGTCCGACACCACGCTGCGGGTGCAGCCGGGCGACCGGATCGGCCTGGTCGGCCGCAACGGCGCCGGCAAGACCACCACGCTGAAGGTGCTGGCCGGCGAGGGGCAGCCGTACGCCGGGCAGATCGACCGGCGCAGCGCCATCGGCTACCTCCCGCAGGATCCGCGCACCGGCGACCTGGACGTCACCGGCCGGGACCGGGTGCTCTCCGCCCGCGGCCTGGACGTGCTGATGGCCCAGATGAAGGAGATCGAGGCCAAGCTGGCCGACGGCGCGGACGAGAAGCTGGTCCGCCGCTACGGCACGCTGGAGGACCAGTTCGCCTCCCTCGGCGGGTACGCGGCCGAGGCGGAGGCCGCCCGGATCTGCGCCAACCTGGGCCTGCCCGACCGGGCGCTCGCCCAGACCATCGGCACCCTCTCCGGCGGCCAGCGCCGCCGCATCGAGCTGGCCCGGATCCTGTTCCGCGACGCCGGCGAGAACGGCGGTGGCATCCTGCTGCTGGACGAGCCCACCAACCACCTCGACGCCGACTCGATCACCTGGCTGCGCGGCTTCCTCGCCAACCACAAGGGCGGCCTGATCGTGATCAGCCACGACGCCTCGCTGCTCGAGTCGGTGGTGAACAAGGTCTGGTTCCTGGACGCCACCCGCTCGGTGGTGGACGTCTACAACCTGGGCTGGAAGGCGTACCTGGCGCAGCGGGAGACCGACGAGCGGCGCCGCCGCCGGGAGCGGGCCAACGCCGAGAAGAAGGCCGGCGCGCTGATGGCGCAGGCCGACAAGATGCGGGCCAAGGCCACCAAGACCGTCGCCGCGCAGAACATGGCCCGGCGCGCCGAGCGGCTGATCGCCGGCCTGGACGAGGTACGCGTCGCCGACAAGGTGGCGAAGGTGCGCTTCCCGAGCCCCGCGCCGTGCGGCAAGACCCCGCTCACCGCTACCGGCCTGTCCAAGTCGTACGGCTCGCTGGAGATCTTCACCGACGTGAACGTGGCGGTGGACCGGGGTTCCCGGGTGGCCATCCTCGGGCTCAACGGCGCCGGCAAGACCACCCTGCTGCGTATCCTCGGCGGCCTGCTGGAGCCGGACACCGGCCAGGTCAACCCGGGGCACGGGCTGCGGCTGGGCTACTACGCCCAGGAGCACGAGACGCTGGACGTGGACCGTACGGTGCTGGAGCACATGCGCAGCGCCGCGGCCGACCAGACCGACACCGACCTGCGCAAGATCCTCGGCGCGTTCCTCTTCTCCGGCGAGGACGTGGACAAGCCGGCCGGGGTGCTCTCCGGCGGCGAGAAGACCCGGCTGGCCCTGGCCACGCTGGTCTGCTCGGGGGCGAACGTGCTGCTGCTGGACGAGCCGACCAACAACCTCGACCCGGTCAGCCGGGAGCAGGTGCTCGACGCCATCGCCCGGTACCCCGGGGCGATCGTGCTGGTCACCCACGACCCCGGCGCGGTCATGGCGCTCAAGCCCGACCGGGCCATCCTGCTCCCCGACGGCGACGAGGACGCCTGGTCCGACGACCTCCTAGAACTCGTCGAACTCGCCTAA
- a CDS encoding TIGR04222 domain-containing membrane protein — translation MSVLAAPGDTWGIPGPTFLRFYLAAAVLVVVLGAIHRARVLAGSREPGYDQLSPEQAAYLNGGAALAVPATLGALRGAGSVGVGPGRRLATTGPMPAGATPLAQAVYNAAARRTRVADLRRDQWVASALTQLGADLEQRGLALSSGRRESARRGAMALLLLLAVGIFRLFDGLSGAKPVGYLLLTLVGIVVAFLILVRAPYRTRAGRAALRTLRQRHVHLAPTSSPAYATYGAAGAAMGVALFGTAALWAMDPGFAEQAEIQRQALGSSGGTGGCGGGSSGCGGGSSCGGGGCGGGGCGG, via the coding sequence ATGTCCGTCCTTGCCGCACCGGGCGACACCTGGGGCATCCCCGGTCCGACCTTCCTGCGCTTCTACCTCGCCGCGGCCGTCCTGGTGGTGGTCCTCGGCGCGATCCACCGGGCCCGGGTGCTCGCCGGCTCCCGGGAACCCGGTTACGACCAGCTCAGCCCGGAGCAGGCCGCCTACCTCAACGGCGGCGCCGCGCTGGCCGTGCCCGCCACGCTCGGCGCGCTGCGCGGCGCCGGCTCCGTCGGCGTCGGCCCGGGCCGCCGCCTGGCCACCACCGGGCCGATGCCCGCCGGCGCCACCCCGCTGGCCCAGGCCGTCTACAACGCGGCGGCCCGCCGGACCCGGGTCGCGGACCTGCGCCGGGACCAGTGGGTCGCCTCGGCCCTCACCCAGCTCGGTGCCGACCTCGAACAGCGCGGGCTCGCCCTGTCGTCGGGCCGCCGCGAGTCCGCCCGGCGCGGGGCGATGGCCCTGCTGCTCCTGCTGGCCGTCGGGATCTTCCGGCTCTTCGACGGGCTGTCCGGCGCCAAACCGGTCGGCTATCTGCTGCTCACCCTGGTGGGCATCGTCGTGGCCTTCCTGATCCTGGTCCGGGCGCCGTACCGGACCCGGGCCGGCCGGGCCGCGCTGCGCACCCTGCGCCAGCGGCACGTCCACCTCGCCCCGACCTCCTCCCCCGCCTACGCCACCTACGGCGCGGCCGGCGCCGCGATGGGCGTCGCGCTGTTCGGCACCGCCGCGCTCTGGGCGATGGATCCGGGCTTCGCCGAGCAGGCCGAGATCCAGCGGCAGGCGCTGGGCAGCAGCGGCGGCACCGGCGGCTGCGGCGGCGGCAGCTCCGGTTGCGGCGGCGGCAGCTCCTGCGGGGGCGGCGGCTGTGGGGGCGGCGGGTGCGGCGGATGA
- a CDS encoding DUF692 domain-containing protein: MTGPTGVGIGWRPEIAGFVAELPGLRFVEVVAESVPATGPLPVGLAALRERGVTVVPHGVRLSLGGAEPVDPARVAQLAAVARLVDAPLVSEHIAFVRAGGLEAGHLLPLPRTREAVDAVCANVDRAQAQLPVPIALEPVAALFDWPDDELDEAAFLTEILDRTGALLLLDVANVYANARNRGTDPIALLDRLPLERVAYAHVAGGAEHGGFYHDTHTDPVPAEVLDLLGELCARHRPPALLLERDGHYPPAATLRAELDALAAAAGFPVVT, translated from the coding sequence ATGACCGGCCCGACCGGGGTGGGCATCGGCTGGCGTCCGGAGATCGCCGGCTTCGTCGCCGAGCTGCCCGGCCTGCGCTTCGTCGAGGTGGTGGCGGAGTCCGTGCCGGCGACCGGACCGCTGCCGGTCGGCCTGGCCGCGCTGCGCGAGCGGGGCGTCACGGTCGTACCGCACGGGGTGCGGCTCTCCCTGGGCGGCGCGGAACCGGTCGACCCGGCCCGGGTCGCCCAGCTGGCCGCGGTGGCGCGGCTAGTGGACGCCCCGCTGGTCAGCGAGCACATCGCGTTCGTCCGGGCCGGCGGGCTGGAGGCCGGTCACCTGCTGCCGCTGCCGCGCACCCGGGAGGCGGTCGACGCGGTCTGCGCCAACGTCGACCGGGCGCAGGCCCAGTTGCCGGTACCGATCGCGTTGGAACCGGTCGCGGCGCTGTTCGACTGGCCGGACGACGAACTGGACGAGGCCGCGTTCCTGACCGAGATCCTGGACCGCACGGGTGCCCTGCTGCTGCTCGACGTCGCCAACGTGTACGCCAACGCGCGCAACCGCGGCACCGACCCGATCGCGCTGCTGGACCGGCTGCCGCTGGAGCGGGTCGCCTACGCGCACGTGGCCGGCGGCGCCGAGCACGGCGGCTTCTACCACGACACGCACACCGACCCGGTGCCGGCCGAGGTGCTCGACCTGCTCGGTGAACTGTGCGCGCGGCACCGCCCGCCGGCGCTGCTGCTGGAACGCGACGGGCACTACCCGCCCGCCGCGACGCTCCGCGCCGAACTGGACGCCCTCGCCGCGGCCGCCGGGTTCCCGGTGGTCACGTGA
- a CDS encoding SDR family oxidoreductase, whose amino-acid sequence MDLGLTDRVYVLTGASRGLGYATAECLVADGARVVLSARDPDGVVAAAERLGGPGRAVGLAVDLTDPTAPERLVAAARDHFGRLDGALVSVGGPPPGSVASVSDEQWRRSFETVFLGTVRMVRTVAAELSDGGAIGLVLSTSARGPLPGLGISNGLRPGLVGAAKDIADEYGPRGVRVVGLLPGRIMTDRNRELFAATGDPDRARAEAEAGIPLRRIGEPAEFGRVAAFVLSPAASYLTGVTVPVDGGALRGL is encoded by the coding sequence ATGGATCTCGGACTGACCGATCGGGTGTACGTGCTCACCGGCGCGTCTCGCGGACTGGGCTACGCCACCGCGGAGTGCCTCGTCGCCGACGGCGCCCGGGTGGTGCTCTCCGCCCGGGACCCCGACGGAGTCGTCGCCGCCGCCGAGCGCCTCGGCGGGCCCGGGCGGGCCGTCGGGCTGGCCGTCGACCTGACCGACCCGACCGCCCCGGAGCGCCTGGTCGCCGCCGCCCGGGACCACTTCGGCCGGCTGGACGGGGCGCTGGTCTCGGTGGGCGGCCCGCCGCCGGGCAGCGTCGCCTCGGTCAGCGACGAGCAGTGGCGACGGTCCTTCGAGACGGTCTTCCTCGGCACGGTCCGGATGGTGCGTACGGTGGCCGCCGAGCTGTCCGACGGCGGCGCGATCGGCCTGGTGCTCTCCACCTCGGCCCGCGGCCCGCTGCCCGGACTGGGCATCTCCAACGGGCTGCGCCCCGGCCTGGTCGGTGCCGCCAAGGACATCGCCGACGAGTACGGCCCCCGGGGCGTCCGGGTAGTCGGCCTGCTGCCGGGGCGGATCATGACCGACCGGAACCGGGAGCTGTTCGCCGCGACCGGCGACCCCGACCGGGCCCGCGCCGAGGCGGAGGCGGGGATCCCGCTGCGCCGCATCGGCGAGCCGGCGGAGTTCGGCCGGGTGGCCGCGTTCGTGCTCTCCCCCGCGGCGAGCTACCTGACCGGGGTCACCGTCCCGGTCGACGGTGGCGCGCTGCGCGGCCTGTGA
- a CDS encoding helix-turn-helix domain-containing protein codes for MAATGTATSTEKGRRIVGAERQTLAKDLVKRYTSGESIRALAASTGRSYGFIHRVLTESGVQLRQRGGARRRKKA; via the coding sequence ATGGCAGCCACGGGCACAGCCACCAGCACTGAGAAGGGTCGCCGGATCGTCGGAGCCGAGCGTCAGACGCTCGCCAAGGACCTGGTAAAGCGGTACACCTCGGGGGAGAGCATCCGGGCGCTCGCGGCCTCGACCGGCCGTTCCTACGGGTTCATCCACCGGGTGCTCACGGAGTCCGGCGTGCAGCTGCGGCAGCGTGGCGGCGCCCGGCGCCGCAAGAAGGCGTGA
- a CDS encoding ABC transporter ATP-binding protein, with amino-acid sequence MSGGGMGGWSMLRSMRSRDEISTHRLQHGVARRIVAFARPYRRDIVVFLVTVVLAAVIGVATPVLAGDVIDAISRGGAEAGSLVVRLALVIAGLAVADALLSLAQRWYSARIGEGIILDLRTRVYDHVQRMPLQFFTRTQTGALVSRLNNDVLGAQRAFTSTLSGVVSNVIQLVLTAAVMFTLSWQITALSLVLLPVFIIPARRVGKRLAEITRESYNLDAKMNATMTERFNVAGALLVKLFGRPDVEARRFAGRAERVRDIGIQSAMYSRTFFVAMLLVASLAQALTYGLGGWLAVTGSVSAGTVVTLALLLTRLYGPLTALSNVRVDVMSALVSFDRVFEVLDLDPAIREKPDAVPVPRGNGRVEFRGVRFRYPSAAEISLASLEEVAALDRTVNEPVLKGVSFAVEPGQMVALVGPSGAGKSTLSMLISRIYDVTDGQVLVGGVDVRDATLDSLRDEIGVVTQDSHLFHETIAENLRYAKPDATDDELWAALAGAQVADLVRSLPDGLQTTVGERGYRFSGGEKQRIAIARLLLKAPSIVILDEATAHLDSESEAAVQRALSVALTGRTALVIAHRLSTVREADQILVLDDGRIVERGRHDELVAVGGLYAELYRTQFAVADSPTPYADATGPEPVTLPMRSYVPDDALPPAAAN; translated from the coding sequence ATGTCCGGCGGCGGCATGGGCGGCTGGAGCATGCTCCGGTCGATGCGCAGCCGCGACGAGATCTCCACCCACCGGCTCCAGCACGGCGTGGCCCGCCGGATCGTGGCCTTCGCCCGTCCCTACCGCCGGGACATCGTCGTCTTCCTGGTCACCGTGGTGCTCGCCGCGGTCATCGGGGTCGCCACCCCGGTGCTCGCCGGTGACGTGATCGACGCGATCAGCCGGGGCGGCGCGGAGGCGGGCTCGCTGGTCGTCCGGCTGGCCCTGGTCATCGCCGGGCTCGCGGTCGCCGACGCGCTGCTCTCCCTGGCCCAGCGCTGGTATTCGGCCCGGATCGGCGAGGGGATCATCCTCGACCTGCGCACCCGGGTCTACGACCACGTGCAGCGGATGCCGCTGCAGTTCTTCACCCGTACCCAGACCGGCGCGCTGGTGAGCCGGCTCAACAACGACGTGCTCGGCGCCCAGCGGGCGTTCACCTCGACGCTGTCCGGCGTGGTCAGCAACGTCATCCAGCTGGTGCTCACCGCGGCGGTGATGTTCACCCTCTCCTGGCAGATCACCGCGCTGTCGCTGGTGCTGCTGCCGGTCTTCATCATCCCGGCGCGGCGGGTCGGCAAGCGGCTGGCCGAGATCACCCGCGAGTCGTACAACCTCGACGCCAAGATGAACGCGACGATGACCGAGCGGTTCAACGTCGCGGGCGCGCTGCTGGTCAAGCTCTTCGGCCGGCCCGACGTCGAGGCCCGCCGGTTCGCCGGGCGGGCCGAGCGGGTGCGCGACATCGGCATCCAGTCCGCGATGTACTCGCGGACGTTCTTCGTGGCGATGCTGCTGGTGGCGTCGCTCGCCCAGGCGCTCACCTACGGCCTCGGCGGCTGGCTGGCCGTCACCGGGTCGGTCAGCGCCGGCACCGTGGTGACCCTCGCCCTGCTGCTCACCCGCCTCTACGGCCCGCTGACCGCGCTGTCCAACGTCCGGGTGGACGTGATGAGCGCGCTGGTCTCCTTCGACCGGGTCTTCGAGGTGCTCGACCTCGATCCGGCCATCAGGGAGAAGCCCGACGCCGTCCCGGTGCCGCGCGGCAACGGCCGGGTGGAGTTCCGCGGGGTGCGGTTCCGCTACCCGAGCGCCGCCGAGATCTCACTCGCCTCCCTGGAGGAGGTCGCCGCGCTGGACCGTACGGTCAACGAGCCGGTGCTCAAGGGGGTCTCGTTCGCCGTCGAGCCGGGGCAGATGGTGGCGCTGGTCGGCCCCTCCGGGGCGGGCAAGTCGACGCTGTCCATGCTGATCTCCCGGATCTACGACGTCACCGACGGGCAGGTGCTGGTCGGCGGGGTCGACGTGCGGGACGCCACCCTCGACTCGCTGCGCGACGAGATCGGCGTGGTCACCCAGGATTCGCACCTGTTCCACGAGACGATCGCCGAGAACCTCCGCTACGCCAAGCCGGACGCCACCGACGACGAACTCTGGGCGGCGCTGGCCGGCGCCCAGGTCGCCGACCTGGTCCGGTCGTTGCCCGACGGCCTGCAGACCACCGTCGGCGAGCGGGGTTACCGCTTCTCCGGCGGCGAGAAGCAGCGGATCGCCATCGCCCGGCTGCTGCTCAAGGCCCCCTCGATCGTGATCCTCGACGAGGCGACCGCCCACCTGGACTCGGAGAGCGAGGCGGCGGTGCAGCGGGCGCTGTCGGTGGCATTGACCGGGCGTACCGCGCTGGTCATCGCGCACCGGCTCTCCACCGTCCGCGAGGCCGACCAGATCCTGGTCCTCGACGACGGGCGGATCGTCGAGCGCGGCCGGCACGACGAGTTGGTCGCCGTCGGCGGCCTGTACGCCGAGCTCTACCGCACCCAGTTCGCGGTGGCCGACTCGCCCACCCCGTACGCCGACGCGACCGGCCCGGAGCCGGTGACCCTGCCGATGCGCTCGTACGTGCCGGACGACGCGCTGCCGCCCGCCGCCGCGAACTAG
- the mug gene encoding G/U mismatch-specific DNA glycosylase — MGEIRAGGSGQRRRTGEELAAGQRRPTREELAAAAGRTLPDVIAPGLDVLFVGINPGLWSAATGWHFARPGNRFWPALHRGGFTPRQLHPSEQDELPGYGLGITNMVARASARADELTAAELVEGAEILAGKVARYRPRWVAVVGVTAYRIGFARPKAGFGPQPEPLAGARLWVLPNPSGLNAHFTPETLGAAFAELRAAATG; from the coding sequence ATGGGCGAGATCCGGGCCGGTGGGTCCGGACAGCGGCGGCGAACCGGGGAGGAACTGGCGGCCGGCCAGCGGCGGCCGACCCGGGAGGAGTTGGCGGCCGCGGCGGGCCGGACCCTGCCCGATGTCATCGCGCCCGGGCTCGACGTGCTCTTCGTCGGGATCAACCCGGGGCTGTGGTCGGCGGCCACCGGCTGGCACTTCGCCCGGCCCGGCAACCGGTTCTGGCCGGCGCTGCACCGCGGCGGGTTCACGCCGCGGCAGCTGCACCCGAGCGAGCAGGACGAGCTGCCCGGCTACGGGCTGGGCATCACCAACATGGTGGCCCGGGCCAGCGCGCGGGCCGACGAGCTGACCGCCGCCGAACTCGTCGAGGGGGCGGAGATCCTGGCCGGCAAGGTGGCGCGGTACCGGCCGCGCTGGGTGGCCGTGGTCGGGGTGACCGCGTACCGGATCGGGTTCGCCCGACCGAAGGCCGGCTTCGGCCCGCAGCCGGAGCCGCTGGCCGGCGCGCGGCTCTGGGTGCTGCCCAATCCGAGCGGGCTGAACGCGCACTTCACCCCGGAGACGCTGGGCGCCGCGTTCGCCGAACTGCGGGCCGCGGCGACGGGCTAG
- the ypfJ gene encoding KPN_02809 family neutral zinc metallopeptidase has product MELNENARIDTSQVDDRRGSGGGGGLGGIPIPIGGGRGGLVGIIVAVLIALVGGGFGLNAATNGGGEQGDNTSLEQKCSADDALQQLDCRNTLYVNSIQAYWRTALPEAFGEQYRASRTVFFSQGVNTACGQADSGVGPFYCPADDLVYIDLTFYQVLAQQLGAEGEFAQPYVLAHEYGHHVQDLLGTEAQMRRQQQRDPDNANALSVKLELQADCYAGAWAKNATGTADESGQKIFTSITEQDIAQAIDTAEKIGDDAISERANRPVNPEEFTHGSSAQRKEWFTRGYSTGDPKSCDTFGGAL; this is encoded by the coding sequence ATGGAGCTGAACGAGAACGCGCGGATCGACACCAGCCAGGTGGACGACCGGCGAGGGTCCGGCGGAGGCGGCGGGCTGGGCGGCATCCCCATCCCGATCGGTGGCGGCCGCGGCGGCCTCGTCGGCATCATCGTCGCCGTGCTGATCGCCCTGGTCGGCGGCGGCTTCGGGCTGAACGCCGCGACCAACGGCGGCGGCGAGCAGGGCGACAACACCTCGCTGGAGCAGAAGTGTTCCGCCGACGACGCGCTCCAGCAGTTGGACTGCCGCAACACCCTCTACGTGAACTCGATCCAGGCGTACTGGCGCACCGCGCTGCCGGAGGCGTTCGGCGAGCAGTACCGCGCGTCCCGCACCGTCTTCTTCAGCCAGGGCGTGAACACCGCCTGCGGCCAGGCCGACTCCGGCGTCGGCCCGTTCTACTGCCCGGCCGACGACCTGGTCTACATCGATCTGACCTTCTACCAGGTGCTCGCGCAGCAACTCGGTGCCGAGGGCGAGTTCGCCCAGCCGTACGTGCTGGCCCACGAGTACGGCCACCACGTGCAGGACCTGCTCGGCACCGAGGCGCAGATGCGTCGGCAGCAGCAGCGCGACCCGGACAACGCGAACGCCCTGTCGGTGAAGCTGGAGCTGCAGGCCGACTGCTACGCCGGCGCGTGGGCCAAGAACGCCACCGGCACCGCCGACGAGAGCGGCCAGAAGATCTTCACCAGCATCACCGAGCAGGACATCGCGCAGGCGATCGACACCGCGGAGAAGATCGGCGACGACGCCATCTCGGAGCGGGCGAACCGGCCGGTGAACCCGGAGGAGTTCACCCACGGCTCCTCGGCGCAGCGCAAGGAATGGTTCACCCGGGGCTACTCCACCGGCGACCCGAAGTCCTGCGACACCTTCGGCGGCGCGCTCTGA
- a CDS encoding cadmium resistance transporter — MIDLLGSAVGAAVVFAATDVDDIVILTLFFVAARTTGRPRPWQIVAGQYLGIGALAVASAVVAAGLLVVPDPWTGLLGLLPIALGVRALLDTDDDEAPAVVGSALGVAGVTIANGADNVAVYVPVFRALGPADSAVFLLVFVVLIALWCAAGAWLGSHPRVTRLVERAGHWLVPTIFIAIGVVILTTSGILPHLLTLTP; from the coding sequence GTGATCGACCTTCTCGGCAGCGCGGTCGGTGCGGCCGTGGTGTTCGCGGCCACCGACGTGGACGACATCGTCATCCTGACCCTGTTCTTCGTGGCCGCCCGCACCACCGGCCGGCCCCGCCCCTGGCAGATCGTCGCCGGGCAGTACCTGGGGATCGGCGCGCTCGCGGTGGCCAGCGCGGTGGTCGCGGCCGGGCTGCTGGTGGTGCCCGACCCGTGGACCGGGCTGCTCGGGCTGCTGCCGATCGCGCTCGGCGTGCGGGCCCTGCTCGACACCGACGACGACGAGGCGCCCGCGGTGGTCGGCTCGGCGCTCGGGGTGGCCGGGGTGACGATCGCCAACGGCGCCGACAACGTGGCGGTCTACGTGCCGGTGTTCCGCGCCCTGGGCCCCGCCGACAGCGCGGTCTTCCTGCTGGTCTTCGTGGTGCTGATCGCGCTCTGGTGCGCGGCCGGCGCCTGGCTCGGCAGCCACCCCCGGGTGACCCGCCTCGTGGAACGCGCCGGCCACTGGCTGGTCCCGACCATCTTCATCGCCATCGGCGTGGTCATCCTGACCACCTCCGGCATCCTCCCCCACCTGCTCACCCTGACCCCCTGA
- a CDS encoding TetR/AcrR family transcriptional regulator — MNSSDPRVRRTRARLRAAVLELAAERELGDITIAEVAKRAGVNRATTYLHFPDLDALVTDAMEEAVAQVASAAALCPLDAPRDEPPQPLRDLFDTVAANAVLYRRMLSPHGSARFAASLRDRLAAELRRSLQERARPRGVDDVPVDVHAAYLAGALTGVIATWTAAGAPAGAADTALATWRLLRG, encoded by the coding sequence GTGAACTCCTCCGACCCCCGCGTCCGGCGGACCCGGGCCCGGTTGCGGGCGGCCGTCCTCGAGCTCGCGGCCGAGCGGGAGCTGGGCGACATCACGATCGCCGAGGTGGCCAAGCGGGCCGGGGTCAACCGCGCGACGACCTACCTGCACTTTCCCGACCTGGACGCGCTCGTCACCGACGCGATGGAGGAGGCCGTCGCCCAGGTGGCGAGCGCCGCAGCGCTCTGCCCGCTGGACGCCCCGCGCGACGAGCCGCCGCAGCCGCTGCGTGACCTCTTCGACACCGTCGCCGCCAACGCGGTTCTCTACCGCAGGATGCTCTCCCCACACGGCAGCGCGCGCTTCGCGGCGAGCCTGCGCGACCGGCTCGCCGCCGAACTGCGGCGCAGCCTCCAAGAGCGGGCGCGTCCCCGGGGGGTGGACGATGTGCCGGTGGACGTCCATGCCGCCTATCTCGCCGGCGCCCTCACCGGCGTCATCGCCACCTGGACGGCGGCGGGGGCTCCGGCCGGTGCCGCCGACACGGCACTCGCGACGTGGCGGTTGCTCCGTGGGTGA
- a CDS encoding enoyl-CoA hydratase/isomerase family protein, which produces MTAEATGVRLDCDGPVATVTLCRPDVLNAQTPAMWRALSDFARDLPGDVRVVVVRGEGRAFSAGLDLSVAGASGPGSFAELATLPEQECADRIAEFQDAFTWLHRPDVVSVAAVQGHAIGAGFQLALACDLRVLAEDAKFSMAEVTLGLVPDLAGTKRLVDLVGYSRALEICATGRRLDAAEADRIGLATLVVPNAELDGAVRDLTAGLLSGNRDAVVEIKALLAGAGGRSAAEQQRAEREAQTRRLRDLAGRGE; this is translated from the coding sequence GTGACCGCCGAGGCGACCGGGGTACGGCTGGACTGCGACGGGCCCGTCGCGACTGTCACGTTGTGCCGGCCCGACGTGCTCAACGCCCAGACCCCGGCGATGTGGCGGGCGCTGAGCGACTTCGCCCGGGACCTGCCCGGTGACGTCCGCGTGGTGGTCGTCCGCGGCGAGGGGCGGGCGTTCTCCGCCGGCCTCGACCTGTCGGTGGCCGGTGCCTCCGGGCCGGGCTCGTTCGCGGAGCTGGCCACCCTGCCCGAGCAGGAGTGCGCCGACCGCATCGCCGAGTTCCAGGATGCCTTCACCTGGCTGCACCGCCCGGACGTGGTCTCCGTGGCGGCCGTGCAGGGCCACGCCATCGGGGCCGGCTTCCAGCTCGCCCTCGCCTGTGACCTGCGGGTTCTCGCCGAGGACGCGAAGTTCTCGATGGCCGAGGTGACCCTCGGGCTGGTGCCCGACCTCGCCGGCACGAAGCGGCTCGTCGACCTGGTCGGCTACTCCCGCGCGCTGGAGATCTGCGCCACCGGCCGGCGGCTCGACGCCGCCGAGGCGGACCGGATCGGCCTGGCCACCCTGGTGGTGCCGAACGCGGAACTCGACGGCGCGGTGCGCGACCTCACCGCCGGGCTGCTTTCCGGCAACCGGGACGCGGTGGTCGAGATCAAGGCGCTGCTGGCCGGCGCCGGCGGTCGCTCCGCCGCGGAGCAGCAGCGGGCCGAGCGCGAGGCGCAGACCCGCCGCCTGCGTGATCTCGCCGGTCGGGGAGAATAG
- a CDS encoding acVLRF1 family peptidyl-tRNA hydrolase: MVGRPAVGGGRWVEVDPGRVSRWVDGFADRHGSPVTTVEAYGLRLAAPDGATAELHTPPGAPATADLPGFVAAATASRRIGLLLARKGAVAVGVAAGKELLVSKVDTRYVQGRTAAGGWSQQRFARRRDNQAKAALADAAELAVRLLLPAASTLDALVCGGDRRAVDTVLADRRLAPLAALRAERLLDVPEPRHAVLVGAIDAARAVRILVRDPEPA, from the coding sequence GTGGTCGGCAGGCCGGCGGTAGGTGGAGGTCGGTGGGTCGAGGTGGACCCGGGCCGGGTGAGCCGCTGGGTCGACGGCTTCGCCGACCGGCACGGTTCGCCCGTCACCACCGTCGAGGCGTACGGCCTGCGGCTCGCCGCTCCGGACGGCGCGACCGCCGAGCTGCACACCCCACCCGGCGCCCCGGCCACCGCCGACCTGCCCGGGTTCGTGGCCGCGGCGACCGCGTCCCGCCGGATCGGCCTGCTGCTCGCCCGCAAGGGCGCGGTGGCGGTGGGGGTCGCCGCGGGGAAGGAGCTGCTGGTCTCCAAGGTGGACACCCGCTACGTGCAGGGCCGCACCGCCGCCGGGGGCTGGTCCCAGCAGCGCTTCGCCCGGCGGCGCGACAACCAGGCGAAGGCGGCGCTGGCGGATGCGGCGGAGCTGGCCGTACGGCTGCTGCTGCCGGCGGCGTCGACGCTGGACGCGCTGGTCTGCGGCGGCGACCGGCGGGCGGTGGACACCGTGCTCGCCGACCGGCGGCTCGCCCCGCTGGCCGCGCTGCGCGCCGAGCGGCTGCTCGACGTGCCCGAACCCCGGCACGCGGTACTGGTGGGCGCGATCGACGCCGCCCGGGCGGTGCGGATCCTGGTCCGCGACCCCGAGCCGGCCTGA